GGCGCGGTGATCCTGGCGGCCTCGGCCGATTGGCGCCTGGCCATTCCGTTCCTGGTCTGGCTCGCGGCCTATGTGTCGATGATGTTCTATTTCATCCCGCGCATGGGCAAGATTTCCCAGGCGCAGGCCGATGCCCGCTCCATGATGACGGGCCGCATCGTCGACAGCTACACCAACATCGCCACGGTGAAGCTCTTCAGCCACTCCAATCGCGAAGAGACTTACGCCAAGGAGGCGATGGACGAGTTTCTCGACACCGTCTACCGCCAGATGCGCCTGTTCACGCTGCTCAACATGCTGGTCCTGTGGTCCAATGCCCTGCTGCTGGCTTCGGTCGGCGCCACGGGCATCTGGCTGTGGATGCAGGGCGTGATGACCCCCGGCGCGCTCGCGGTGTCGCTGGGCCTCGTCATGCGCTTCCAGGGCATGAGCCAGTGGGTCATGTGGGAAATGTCGTCGCTGTTCGAGAATATCGGCACGGTTAAGGACGGCATCTCGTCCTTCTCGCTGCCGCGTGTCGTCTCCGACGCCCCGGCAGCCGAACCGATCGGCGCGGTCAATGGCGATATCAAGTTCGAGAATGTCTCGTTCCACTACGGCAAGAAAACCGGCGTGATCGACGATCTCAACCTGCATATCCGCCCCGGCGAGAAGATCGGCCTGGTCGGCCGTTCCGGCGCCGGCAAATCGACCATCGTCAACCTGCTGCTGCGCTTTTACGACCGCGCCGATGGCCATATCCTGGTCGATGGGCACGATATCGCCAAGGTCACGCAGGACAGTTTGCGCGCCAATATCGGCGTGGTGACGCAGGATACCTCCCTGCTGCACCGCTCGGTGCGCGACAACATCCTCTATGGCCGCCCCGATGCGACCGAGGAGATGATGCGCGAAGCGGCCGACCTGGCTGAGGCAACCGACTTCATCCTGGGGCTCGGCGATGCCTCCGGCCGCAAGGGCTTCGATGCCCATGTCGGCGAGCGGGGCGTTAAGCTGTCAGGCGGCCAGCGCCAGCGCATCGCCATCGCCCGCGTCCTGCTCAAGAACGCGCCGATCCTGGTGCTGGACGAAGCCACCTCCGCCCTCGATTCCGAGGTCGAAGCGGCCATCCAGGGCCAGTTGCAACTGCTGATGAAAGGTAAGACCGTGATCGCCATCGCCCACCGCCTCTCCACCATCGCCATGATGGACCGGCTGGTGGTGCTGGACAAAGGCCGCGTCGTCGAGACCGGCACCCATGCCCAGCTCGTCGATACCGGCGGCATCTACAGCCAGCTCTGGCACCGCCAGTCCGGCGGCTTCATCGACGCCGACCAGCCCGAGGAAGCGGCGCAGTAAACTGCCTCCTGGGGGAGGGGAGTGCGCCCGGCCAATGCGCCGGGCGCGTTCCCTTACATGCCGCTCGACGCCATCGGCTTGCCGGTTTCCAGCAGCGTCTTGAGACCGGCAAGGATGAGCGGCCAGCCCTCTTCGACACCGGCCTTGGCGGCCGCCGCATCGAAATGGGTGAGAGTGAGCTTGCACATCTCGCCCATCGGCTCGATTTCGTACATTACCCGGGTCTCCTTGCCCTCCGGCGCCCACGCCGCCTTGAAGGTGGTGACGAGCTTTTTGGTCGGCTCGATCTCGATGATCTCGCCATCGAGATTCACCTTCCCCTCCGGATCGAGGTAGTGGAACCGGCCGCCGACCCTGAG
This sequence is a window from Devosia ginsengisoli. Protein-coding genes within it:
- a CDS encoding ABC transporter ATP-binding protein; protein product: MLRWFERRLDPYPGGDPVEPPKGLLAFCLYYSHGAKKWLALMAFAAAAVAIGEIVIFGFIGDVVNWLAGADPNTFLQTDGWKLALMGAMIVFILPAFALVSTLTMHQTLLGNFPQRIRWMSHRYLIRQSMSYFQDEFAGRIGAKLMQTSLAVREVVMKLLDMLVYVVVYFTGAVILAASADWRLAIPFLVWLAAYVSMMFYFIPRMGKISQAQADARSMMTGRIVDSYTNIATVKLFSHSNREETYAKEAMDEFLDTVYRQMRLFTLLNMLVLWSNALLLASVGATGIWLWMQGVMTPGALAVSLGLVMRFQGMSQWVMWEMSSLFENIGTVKDGISSFSLPRVVSDAPAAEPIGAVNGDIKFENVSFHYGKKTGVIDDLNLHIRPGEKIGLVGRSGAGKSTIVNLLLRFYDRADGHILVDGHDIAKVTQDSLRANIGVVTQDTSLLHRSVRDNILYGRPDATEEMMREAADLAEATDFILGLGDASGRKGFDAHVGERGVKLSGGQRQRIAIARVLLKNAPILVLDEATSALDSEVEAAIQGQLQLLMKGKTVIAIAHRLSTIAMMDRLVVLDKGRVVETGTHAQLVDTGGIYSQLWHRQSGGFIDADQPEEAAQ